One genomic region from Lates calcarifer isolate ASB-BC8 linkage group LG10, TLL_Latcal_v3, whole genome shotgun sequence encodes:
- the zgc:172145 gene encoding ferritin light chain, oocyte isoform-like isoform X2, translating into MTFPDGHQLRAAVVLARHGLAFRPPAPGFMTRVKSFQGLRPGAQSSAFWDTLLSISQEQRTFTRQHLSLIQFSRGNGNKANSVRKPGCEAVCAVLPALELLLLQLKEETGVLVELSQLAREQGDPHTASVVKSHFLAPRVDRLKLLGDLLTSARRVGCTNDQTGGFGEYILNELQEELTR; encoded by the exons ATGACGTTTCCAGATGGCCATCAGCTTCGGGCGGCAGTGGTACTGGCGCGTCATGGCCTGGCCTTCCGACCACCGGCCCCCGGGTTTATGACTCGTGTAAAATCGTTTCAGGGGCTGAGGCCCGGGGCCCAGTCATCAGCATTTTGGGACACCTTGTTATCCATCTCTCAAGAGCAGCGTACCTTTACGAGACAACACCTCAGCTTGATTCAATTTAGTCGAGGAAACGGAAATAAGGCCAATTCTGTACGT AAGCCGGGCTGCGAGGCGGTCTGCGCTGTGTTACCGgctctggagctgctgctgctccagctgaaGGAGGAGACCGGCGTCCTGGTGGAGCTGAGCCAGCTGGCCCGTGAGCAGGGAGACCCGCACACCGCCAGCGTTGTGAAGAGCCACTTCCTGGCGCCACGGGTGGACCGCCTCAAACTGCTCGGAGACCTGCTCACCAGCGCCCGCCGGGTGGGCTGCACCAACGACCAGACGGGGGGGTTTGGGGAGTACATCCTGaatgagctgcaggaggaacTCACCAGATGA
- the zgc:172145 gene encoding ferritin light chain, oocyte isoform-like isoform X1 yields the protein MKSSLPLCRAHRSSAGSSRARHNLPAAVEEALCGVSSLLWDGTYRLQALASVFERDDIALPRVASFFHQEALKQQDETEAMLSYLAERGGNYCGKDVQKPGCEAVCAVLPALELLLLQLKEETGVLVELSQLAREQGDPHTASVVKSHFLAPRVDRLKLLGDLLTSARRVGCTNDQTGGFGEYILNELQEELTR from the exons ATGAAGAGCAGCCTGCCGCTGTGCAGAGCGCACCGGAGCTCCGCGGGCAGCAGCCGGGCCAGACACAACCTGCCGGCCGCCGTGGAGGAGGCTCTGTGCGGGGTGAGCAGCCTGCTGTGGGACGGAACGTACAGACTGCAGGCTCTG GCCAGTGTGTTTGAGCGGGACGACATCGCTCTGCCTCGCGTCGCCTCTTTCTTCCACCAGGAGGCGCTGAAGCAGCAGGACGAGACCGAGGCCATGCTGAGCTACCTAGCTGAGAGGGGCGGCAACTACTGCGGCAAAGACGTACAg AAGCCGGGCTGCGAGGCGGTCTGCGCTGTGTTACCGgctctggagctgctgctgctccagctgaaGGAGGAGACCGGCGTCCTGGTGGAGCTGAGCCAGCTGGCCCGTGAGCAGGGAGACCCGCACACCGCCAGCGTTGTGAAGAGCCACTTCCTGGCGCCACGGGTGGACCGCCTCAAACTGCTCGGAGACCTGCTCACCAGCGCCCGCCGGGTGGGCTGCACCAACGACCAGACGGGGGGGTTTGGGGAGTACATCCTGaatgagctgcaggaggaacTCACCAGATGA
- the myod1 gene encoding myoblast determination protein 1 homolog, with product MELSDISFPIPAADDFYDDPCFNTSDMHFFEDLDPRLVHVGLLKPDDSSSSSSSSPSSSSSSPSSLLHLHHHHAEVEDDEHVRAPSGHHQAGRCLLWACKACKRKTTNADRRKAATLRERRRLSKVNDAFETLKRCTTANPNQRLPKVEILRNAISYIESLQALLRGGQEDGFYPVLEHYSGDSDASSPRSNCSDGMTDFNGPTCQSTRRGSYDSSSYFSQTSNGGLKSDRSSVVSSLDCLSSIVERISTDNSSLLPAADGPGSPPTDPAGETAAPGPAQVPSPTASQDPNLIYQVL from the exons ATGGAGTTGTCGGATATCTCTTTCCCCATCCCCGCGGCTGATGATTTCTACGATGACCCCTGCTTCAACACCAGCGACATGCACTTCTTCGAGGACCTGGACCCGCGGCTGGTCCATGTGGGCCTGCTGAAGCCGGACGActcctcctcttcgtcctcgtcctccccttcctcctcctcctcctccccgtcCTCCCTCCtgcacctccaccaccaccacgccGAGGTGGAGGACGACGAGCACGTCCGCGCCCCCAGCGGGCACCACCAGGCGGGCCGCTGCCTGCTCTGGGCCTGCAAGGCCTGCAAGAGGAAGACCACCAACGCGGACCGGCGGAAGGCGGCCACGCTGCGGGAGCGGAGGCGGCTCAGCAAGGTCAACGACGCCTTCGAGACCCTGAAGCGGTGCACGACGGCCAACCCCAACCAGCGGCTGCCCAAGGTGGAGATCCTGCGCAACGCCATCAGCTACATCGAGTCCCTGCAGGCGCTGCTGCGCGGCGGGCAGGAGGACGGCTTCTACCCGGTGCTGGAGCACTACAGCGGGGACTCGGACGCCTCCAGCCCCCGCTCCAACTGCTCCGACGGCATG acGGATTTTAACGGGCCGACCTGTCAGTCAACCAGAAGAGGAAGTTACGACAGCAGCTCTTATTTCTCTCAGACTTCAAACG GTGGTCTGAAGAGCGACCGGAGCTCGGTGGTCTCCAGTCTGGACTGTCTCTCCAGCATCGTGGAGCGGATCTCAACTGACAACAGCAGCCTGCTGCCGGCCGCTGATGGCCCCGGGTCCCCACCCACGGACCCTGCTGGTGAGACGGCAGCCCCCGGACCCGCCCAGGTCCCGTCTCCAACCGCCAGCCAGGACCCGAACCTGATCTACCAAGTCCTATAG